Proteins encoded in a region of the Anopheles aquasalis chromosome 2, idAnoAquaMG_Q_19, whole genome shotgun sequence genome:
- the LOC126573526 gene encoding MTOR-associated protein MEAK7 gives MGNSSTKLAEKCSLLAKSEVPVVASSFKLVSKNSERIKEDDLMKFWGSQMDPRLAQYITNFLFGPLGSRSPVVEFQRFAELYVFCVRGTIDERINVLLCSLGQQPEQESTEIAYPLIKEYVEAVVSSYMRAIRLEGGPQYKSWESRGFRIVKDCIQKLAESLAYDVVQQGTQKVTRSDAERWLHKNPTFLKMLEHVFAHLYHYRNVKNASEAEGNARKSIIPQEALQSMLPACEGLQYVPDYPAFTDLSQMLFINTNLPDAQRNKWRFLFSSQIHGESFSTLLGRIMDQGPTVVIVEDANGYIFGGYATESWALSPNFVGNENSFLFTLRPKMRCFPSTGFNDHYQYLNLHQQTIPNGMGMGGQHNYWGFWLDCEYGIGECSESCTTYKGYLQLSATKKFNVRNVEVWGVGDKPVKEDEGEDEKTGARSILDGNADSKAILKMSGREQYSDGYREEPKD, from the exons atgggtaaCTCAAGTACAAAGTTGGCGGAGAAATGTTCCCTGCTGGCCAAGAGCGAGGTGCCAGTGGTCGCCAGCTCCTTCAAACTAGTCAGCAAAAACTCGGAACGCATTAAGGAAGATGATCTCATG AAATTCTGGGGCTCGCAGATGGATCCCCGGTTGGCGCAGTATATCACCAACTTTCTGTTCGGTCCGCTCGGCTcccggtcgccggtcgtcGAGTTTCAGCGGTTCGCGGAGCTGTACGTGTTCTGCGTGCGGGGTACGATCGATGAGCGGATCAACGTGCTGCTGTGCAGCCTCGGTCAACAACCGGAGCAGGAGTCCACCGAAATTGCATATCCGCTTATCAAGGAG TACGTTGAGGCGGTAGTGAGCAGCTATATGCGAGCGATACGACTCGAGGGTGGCCCACAGTACAAGTCGTGGGAATCGCGTGGCTTTCGCATAGTGAAGGATTGCATACAAAAGTTAGCGGAAAGCTTGGCGTACGATGTGGTTCAACAGGGAACGCAAAAGGTTACTCGTTCCGATGCCGAACGATG GTTGCACAAAAATCCCACCTTCCTCAAGATGCTGGAGCACGTGTTCGCTCACCTGTACCACTATCGAAACGTAAAGAACGCTTCCGAGGCGGAGGGTAACGCACGGAAAAGCATTATCCCGCAGGAAGCGCTCCAATCGATGCTGCCGGCCTGTGAGGGGCTCCAATATGTACCGGACTATCCGGCGTTCACCGACCTGTCGCAGATGCTGTTCATCAATACCAACCTCCCGGATGCACAGCGGAACAAGTGGCGCTTCCTGTTCTCTTCCCAAATACATGGCGAAAGTTTCTCCACCCTGCTGG GGCGCATTATGGATCAGGGCCCGACGGTGGTAATAGTGGAGGATGCAAACGGTTATATCTTTGGTGGTTACGCGACCGAATCGTGGGCCCTCAGTCCGAACTTTGTCGGTAACGAGAACTCGTTTCTCTTCACCTTGCGGCCAAAGATGCGGTGCTTCCCAAGCACCGGCTTCAACGATCACTACCAGTACTTAAATCTTCATCAGCAAACGATCCCTAACGGAATG GGTATGGGAGGTCAACATAACTATTGGGGTTTCTGGTTGGATTGCGAGTACGGCATCGGAGAGTGTTCGGAATCGTGCACGACATACAAGGGCTATCTGCAGCTTAGCGCCACCAAGAAGTTCAACGTGAGAAACGTCGAAGTGTGGGGCGTCGGTGATAAACCGGTGAAGGAGGATGAGGGT gAGGACGAAAAAACCGGTGCCCGGTCCATTCTCGATGGAAACGCGGACAGCAAGGCCATCTTGAAGATGAGCGGTCGAGAGCAGTACTCGGATGGGTACCGTGAGGAACCGAAGGACTAA